The following coding sequences are from one Nicotiana tomentosiformis chromosome 3, ASM39032v3, whole genome shotgun sequence window:
- the LOC104106912 gene encoding D-xylose-proton symporter-like 2: protein MATASDPEQPIVSFIDKGEINNVREPLLKGEHHPENYSIRSAILPFLFPAFGGLLYGYDIGATSSATISIESATFSGISWYDLSSVQLGLVTSGSLYGALIGSAVAFQIADWLGRRRELIVSALFYFVGALVTAFAPVYVIMVIGRLLYGVGIGLAMHAAPMYIAETAPSQIRGQLISLKEFFIVFGMLVGYTVGSLLIETVAGWRYMYGVSAPLAVIMGIGMWWLPSSPRWILLCAIQGKGELQGLREKAICCLRQLRGAAIGDSAPRQVDDILSELSQLSEEKEATIGEMLQGKCLKALTIGAGLILFQQITGQPSVLYYAAKIFQDAGFSAAADATRASIFLALLKLIMTGVAVVVVDKLGRRPLLLGGVSGIAISLFLLGSYYTYLGNVPAVAVSALLLYVGCYQLSFGPIGWLMISEIFPLRVRGRGLSISVLVNFGANALVAFSFSPLQVLLGAGTVFFIFGGIAVLSLLFIFFIIPETKGLTLEEIEAKYL, encoded by the exons ATGGCGACAGCCAGCGATCCGGAGCAGCCGATTGTCTCATTCATTGACAAG GGTGAGATTAACAACGTGCGAGAGCCACTTTTAAAAGGGGAGCACCATCCCGAGAACTACTCAATACGTTCAGCAATACTTCC ATTTCTGTTCCCCGCTTTTGGAGGACTGCTTTATGGTTATGATATTGGAGCCACATCCTCTGCTACAATTTCCATAGAG TCAGCTACATTTAGTGGAATTTCTTGGTATGACTTGTCTTCTGTGCAACTTGGTCTCGTA ACTAGTGGCTCACTGTATGGTGCTTTAATTGGCTCAGCGGTTGCTTTCCAAATTGCTGACTGGCTTG gGAGAAGAAGGGAGTTGATTGTGTCTGCTTTGTTCTATTTTGTTGGAGCTCTGGTAACAGCATTTGCTCCTGTCTATGTTATTATGGTAATTGGGCGCTTGCTGTATGGTGTAGGAATTGGACTG GCAATGCATGCTGCTCCGATGTACATTGCTGAAACGGCTCCCAGCCAGATACGAGGACAGCTGATTTCTCTTAAGGAGTTCTTCATAGTTTTTGGGATGCTA GTTGGATATACAGTTGGAAGCCTTCTGATAGAAACTGTTGCTGGTTGGCGATATATGTATGGAGTTAGTGCCCCTTTAGCAGTTATTATGGGAATTGGAATGTGGTGGCTTCCTTCGTCGCCCAGGTGGATTCTTCTATGTGCTATACAGGGGAAGGGTGAGTTGCAGGGTTTAAGAGAGAAGGCCATATGTTGCTTGCGCCAGCTTAGGGGAGCAGCAATTGGTGATTCAGCACCTCGTCAAGTAGATGACATTCTGTCTGAGCTTTCGCAACTAAGCGAAGAAAAAGAGGCTACTATAGGTGAAATGTTGCAAGGAAAATGCTTGAAAGCCCTCACAATTGGTGCTGGACTAATCTTGTTTCAACAG ATAACTGGGCAACCAAGTGTCTTGTATTATGCTGCAAAAATTTTTCAG GATGCAGGATTTTCTGCGGCAGCTGATGCTACAAGAGCTTCGATTTTCCTTGCGCTGTTGAAG CTCATTATGACTGGAGTAGCAGTTGTAGTTGTTGATAAGCTTGGGAGGAGGCCTCTGCTTCTTGGAGGTGTGTCTGGGATT GCAATATCACTTTTCCTCCTGGGATCATATTACACTTACCTGGGTAATGTACCAGCTGTGGCTGTTAGTGCTCTGCTACTGTATGTTGGCTGTTACCAG TTATCGTTTGGTCCTATTGGTTGGTTGATGATCTCAGAGATCTTTCCCTTGCGCGTTAGAGGGCGAGGGTTGAGTATTTCAGTTCTTGTGAATTTCGGTGCAAATGCACTAGTGGCATTTTCATTTTCTCCTCTTCAG